A region from the Branchiostoma floridae strain S238N-H82 chromosome 9, Bfl_VNyyK, whole genome shotgun sequence genome encodes:
- the LOC118422788 gene encoding cytochrome P450 4F4-like: MDGPQTSQVFQHLSAYLSPAGTWFHLVGFTCLAVLVVHLLARLVQFVSWQVKMRDTLKQFTAPPKHWLFGHLKALPNNEEGFQTRLEWMKTYSAYFWPFWVGPFLVANQCTHPETIRTILGTAEPKGMTYRFFEPWLGDGLLTSKGSKWHRNRRLLTPAFHFEILKPYVTLFSQSTNVLIDKWSRVAAGSSVELFDHVSLLTLDSMLKCSLGYRSDCQTDGQSAPYIRAVFELSRLIVERVRFFPYHFDFIYYLTSSGRRFRQQCDIVHGVSEHLIRQRKKALQDGDTKEEKSKKYLDFLDILLQAKDEDGTGLTDAEIRDEVDTFLFEGHDTTASGISWALYHLAKHPEYQDRCRREAEGLLQGRTEMTWEDMSKLPFITMCIKESLRIRPPVPSVSRRLTKTLTFPDGKYMPEGSLVSARIMSTHHNHLIWPDPEVYDPLRFSPERSKDRHHHAFVPFSAGPRNCIGQNFAMNEMKVAVALILQRFRLELDETKPSPFFLQQLILRAKDGIWVKLTPNNLKDLDQTNTQ; this comes from the exons ATGGATGGTCCACAAACATCccaggtgttccaacacctgTCTGCCTACCTGTCACCTGCCGGCACCTGGTTTCACCTGGTGGGGTTCACCTGTCTCGCTGTTCTTGTTGTTCACCTGTTGGCGAGACTGGTCCAGTTCGTTTCCTGGCAAGTAAAGATGAGGGACACCCTGAAGCAGTTCACAGCGCCGCCCAAACATTGGCTGTTTGGCCATTTGAAG GCCTTGCCCAATAATGAGGAAGGTTTCCAGACCAGGTTGGAATGGATGAAGACATACAGTGCCTACTTCTGGCCTTTCTGGGTGGGTCCATTTCTAGTGGCCAACCAGTGCACCCACCCAGAGACTATCAGGACTATACTAGGCACAGCAG AGCCAAAAGGCATGACATATAGGTTCTTTGAACCATGGCTTG GGGATGGCCTGCTCACCAGCAAAGGCAGTAAGTGGCACAGGAACCGCCGACTGCTGACTCCCGCCTTCCACTTCGAGATCCTCAAGCCCTACGTCACACTGTTCTCACAGTCCACAAACGTGCTGATT GACAAGTGGAGCAGAGTTGCTGCGGGCTCCTCCGTGGAACTGTTTGATCACGTGAGCCTGCTGACGTTGGACAGCATGCTGAAGTGCAGCCTTGGTTACCGTAGTGACTGTCAAACTGACGG ACAGTCAGCTCCTTACATCAGAGCTGTGTTTGAACTGTCCCGCCTCATCGTAGAGCGTGTGCGATTCTTTCCGTACCACTTTGACTTCATCTACTATCTGACTTCCAGTGGACGGAG GTTCCGCCAACAGTGCGACATCGTGCATGGAGTCTCTGAACACCTCATCCGGCAGCGGAAGAAGGCTCTTCAAGATGGAGACACTAAGGAGGAAAAAAGCAAGAAATATCTGGATTTTCTTGACATCCTTCTGCAAGCCAAG GATGAGGATGGCACAGGCCTGACGGACGCGGAGATCCGAGACGAGGTGGACACGTTCCTGTTCGAGGGTCACGACACCACGGCCAGCGGGATCTCCTGGGCCCTGTACCACCTGGCCAAACACCCGGAGTACCAGGACAGGTGCAGGAGGGAGGCGGAAGGGCTGCTGCAGGGACGCACGGAGATGACGTG GGAGGACATGAGTAAACTCCCCTTCATCACCATGTGCATCAAGGAAAGCCTGAGGATCAGACCCCCAGTCCCAAGTGTTTCTCGACGTCTCACCAAGACGCTGACTTTCCCAGACGGGAAATACATGCCTGAAG GATCACTTGTAAGTGCAAGGATCATGTCCACACATCACAACCACCTGATCTGGCCAGACCCCGAG GTCTATGATCCCCTGCGCTTCTCTCCAGAAAGATCCAAAGACAGACACCACCACGCTTTTGTCCCCTTCTCTGCAGGACCGAG AAACTGCATTGGCCAGAATTTCGCCATGAACGAGATGAAAGTGGCGGTGGCGTTGATCCTCCAGCGTTTCCGCCTGGAGCTGGACGAGACCAAACCTTCGCCGTTCTTCCTGCAGCAGCTCATTCTGCGGGCAAAGGATGGGATCTGGGTCAAACTTACACCCAATAACTTAAAAGATCTGGATCAAACTAACACCCAATAA
- the LOC118422787 gene encoding retinal Mueller cells isomerohydrolase-like, giving the protein MAAAPLGSARMFFSVDEFPEPVPTTIKGEIPAWVSGSLMRTGPGKFEVGKEAYRYWFDGLAIVHKFNIKDGKVTYQSRFLETEAYREAMKAQRIVLSEYGTMAYPDPCKNIFARFFSYFFPPDMSDNDLVNTFPMSDEFYCVNETYRWTKLDPRTLDTLGQIDLTKYIAVNALTAHPHHESDGTVYNMGSSYSYKTGCQYNIVRFDPLDRKKCGPEATVLENASIVCSIPASYSLSASYYHSFGMTPNYFVFIEQPLYMNIPKILLARIQDVGVTECFDWYTEIPCRFVVVRRKDGEIISTKYTADSFFCFHHINTYEEAGHLVLDVCCFEDARIVKLLYLSHLRRPDDEKSFPEPQCRRYCLPIDLGQDEKVNNNTVKLTYTTATACLQQDGSVHCQPEHMSHVEKGFEFPTINYTKYNGKPYRYFYGTGLAGAFTDALFKMDVKTKKLWTWREKHCYGSELIFVPSPDGVEEDDGVLLATVVDVKDEKGAFLLVLDGKTFTELGRAVIPAHVGVGYGLHGCYVPEAPPGEIFQKL; this is encoded by the exons ATGGCAGCTGCGCCATTGGGTAGCGCAAGGATGTTCTTTTCCGTGGACGAATTTCCGGAACCGGTGCCCACAACAATCAAAG GGGAGATCCCGGCCTGGGTAAGCGGCTCCCTGATGCGTACCGGCCCGGGGAAGTTCGAGGTGGGGAAGGAGGCGTACCGGTACTGGTTCGACGGGCTCGCCATCGTGCACAAGTTCAACATCAAGGACGGGAAG GTGACGTACCAGAGCCGTTTCTTGGAGACCGAGGCCTACCGGGAAGCCATGAAGGCCCAGCGGATCGTGCTATCCGAGTACGGCACCATGGCCTACCCCGATCCGTGCAAGAACATCTTCGCGCGCTTCTTCTCCTACTTCTTCCCGCCAGACATGAGCGACAACGACCTGGTCAACACCTTCCCCATGTCGGACGAGTTCTACTGTGTGAATGAGACCTACAGATGGACCAAACTCGATCCCAGGACACTTGATACATTGGGACAG ATTGACCTGACCAAATACATCGCGGTGAACGCGCTGACGGCCCACCCCCACCACGAGTCAGATGGTACAGTCTACAACATGGGCTCGTCCTACAGCTACAAGACTGGCTGTCAGTACAACATCGTCAGGTTCGACCCGCTGGACAGGAAGAAGTGTG GTCCGGAGGCGACAGTGTTGGAGAACGCTTCCATCGTGTGCAGCATCCCTGCCAGCTACAGCCTCAGCGCCTCCTACTATCACAGCTTTGGCATGACGCCAAACTACTTCGTCTTCATCGAGCAGCCGCTATACATGAACATCCCCAAG ATCCTATTGGCCAGAATCCAGGACGTGGGCGTGACGGAGTGTTTTGATTGGTACACGGAGATCCCTTGTCGGTTTGTGGTGGTGCGGCGTAAGGACGGGGAGATCATCTCAACAAAATACACCG CCGACTCGTTCTTCTGCTTCCACCACATCAACACGTACGAGGAGGCCGGCCATCTTGTCCTTGACGTGTGCTGTTTTGAGGACGCGCGGATCGTGAAGCTGCTGTACCTGTCGCACCTGCGCAGACCGGACGACGAGAAGTCCTTCCCGGAGCCGCAGTGCCGCCGCTACTGTCTGCCCATCGACCTCGGGCAG GACGaaaaggtaaacaacaacacagtgaAGCTGACCTACACCACAGCCACGGCGTGTTTACAACAGGACGGGAGTGTCCACTGCCAACCCGAGCACATGTCTCATGTGGAAAAAG GGTTTGAATTCCCGACTATCAACTACACCAAGTATAACGGAAAGCCTTACAGGTATTTCTACGGGACAGGCCTGGCCGGGGCCTTTACAGATGCC TTGTTTAAGATGGACGTTAAGACGAAGAAGTTGTGGACGTGGCGAGAGAAGCACTGTTACGGGTCGGAGCTCATCTTCGTACCGTCTCCTGACGGGGTGGAGGAGGATGACG GTGTGCTTTTGGCCACCGTGGTGGACGTGAAGGACGAGAAAGGCGCGTTCCTGTTGGTTCTGGACGGGAAAACGTTCACGGAGCTGGGCCGGGCCGTGATCCCGGCGCACGTGGGGGTGGGGTACGGACTGCACGGCTGCTACGTCCCGGAGGCGCCGCCCGGGGAGATCTTCCAGAAACTGTGA